In bacterium (Candidatus Blackallbacteria) CG13_big_fil_rev_8_21_14_2_50_49_14, the following are encoded in one genomic region:
- a CDS encoding 50S ribosomal protein L19 encodes MSQQLMREITQSQLKDDVPTMSSGDTVAVHAKIVEGGKERVQVFEGVVIKLQGSGISQTVTVRKMFQGIGVERTFLIHSPRVAKFVLKRKGAVRRARIYYFRSRSGKSARIREKR; translated from the coding sequence ATGTCACAACAACTGATGAGAGAAATTACCCAGTCCCAGTTGAAAGACGATGTACCTACCATGAGTTCCGGCGACACTGTTGCCGTTCATGCCAAAATCGTTGAAGGCGGAAAAGAACGCGTTCAGGTTTTCGAAGGTGTCGTTATTAAACTCCAGGGCAGCGGCATCAGCCAGACTGTTACCGTGCGCAAAATGTTTCAGGGAATCGGCGTTGAACGTACTTTTCTGATTCATTCTCCCCGCGTCGCCAAGTTCGTGCTGAAACGTAAAGGCGCTGTGCGTCGTGCTCGCATCTACTACTTCCGGAGTCGTAGCGGAAAATCTGCACGTATCCGGGAAAAAAGATAG
- a CDS encoding 50S ribosomal protein L27 translates to MAHKKGVGSSKNGRDSNPKYLGVKRYDGEKVTAGSIIVRQRGTHFHTGNNVGIGRDFTIYSLIDGVVKFERRGLRDRKISVYSQAVAQEG, encoded by the coding sequence ATGGCTCATAAAAAAGGTGTAGGCAGTTCCAAAAACGGGCGCGACAGTAACCCCAAATACCTGGGCGTGAAGCGCTATGATGGTGAAAAAGTCACCGCTGGTAGCATCATTGTACGTCAACGTGGAACCCATTTCCATACTGGCAACAATGTGGGTATTGGCCGCGATTTTACCATTTACTCCCTGATTGATGGGGTTGTAAAATTCGAACGTCGTGGTTTGAGAGATCGCAAAATCAGCGTTTATTCTCAAGCTGTGGCCCAGGAAGGATAA
- the rplU gene encoding 50S ribosomal protein L21: MYAIIETGGKQYKAEQGRWLEVELLHSTEGNTVNFPALMVVDGEKTVVGAPHVETATVTGKILKEEVKAKKVVSFKYRAKKGYQRKVGHRQKYTRVLIEEIRLG, from the coding sequence ATGTACGCAATTATTGAAACCGGTGGAAAGCAATATAAAGCTGAACAGGGCCGTTGGCTCGAAGTTGAGTTGCTTCATAGCACCGAAGGCAATACTGTCAACTTCCCTGCTCTGATGGTTGTTGATGGTGAAAAAACAGTGGTAGGCGCTCCCCACGTGGAAACAGCCACTGTCACTGGTAAAATCCTCAAAGAGGAAGTCAAAGCTAAAAAAGTGGTTTCCTTCAAGTACCGTGCCAAAAAAGGCTATCAGCGCAAAGTGGGTCACCGTCAAAAGTATACCCGCGTGCTGATCGAAGAAATTCGCTTAGGTTAA